A genomic window from Glycine soja cultivar W05 chromosome 10, ASM419377v2, whole genome shotgun sequence includes:
- the LOC114369367 gene encoding cysteine-rich receptor-like protein kinase 10, translating into MVVLSSSLLSFVFCLLVTIFTSEASTDTEIQVHNNTQNYHYCCDFNHVRGNYTANSTYHTNLNTLLSTLTSNTEIEYGFYNSSQGENTDKVYAIGLCTGDIKPDECRNCLNGSRANLTELCPNQKEAIGWYEDEKCMLRYSDRSILDLMETGPAFYANNMDNATDLDQFNKDVNTLLGNLKNEAALGDSRLKYAVGNTSGPDNKLIYGLVQCTPDLSGSECFDCLSQSIERIPIDCCKDRKGGRVVRPSCNMRFETSFLFYGDTAYVSPTPPSSTTTNTTSEVKSNKATIIAIAIAVPVVVFFAVVLIFFFICIRMRKPGEKFEAQQETYDDDDDNEIDISESLQFSFNTIREATNDFSDSNKLGQGGFGAVYKGRLINGQEIAVKRLSRDSGQGEREFKNEVLIVAKLQHRNLVRLLGFCLEGRERLLVYEFVTNKSLDYFIFDQTNRAQLDWEKRYKIIAGTARGILYLHQDSRLRVIHRDLKASNILLDEDMNPKIADFGLARLFVVDQTHADTNRVVGTYGYMAPEYAMHGQFSEKSDVFSFGVLVLEVVSGQRNSGIRHGENIDDLLSFAWRRWKEGRATDIIDPTVNSGSRNEIMRCIHIGLLCVQDNVAARPTMASIVLVLNSHSLSLPLPLEPAFYLDSRTGNLPNMQLWELNSETTRSNEYTTRSAQESVNEASVTEPYPR; encoded by the exons ATGGTTGTGCTTTCATCAAGTCTactttcctttgttttttgtcttctcGTAACAATTTTTACATCTGAAGCCAGCACCGATACAGAAATACAAGTACACAATAATACACAAAACTACCACTACTGCTGTGATTTTAATCACGTTAGAGGAAACTACACAGCCAACAGCACCTATCACACGAACCTCAACACCCTTTTGTCCACTCTCACTTCTAATACAGAGATTGAATACGGTTTTTACAATTCCTCACAAGGGGAGAACACTGACAAAGTGTACGCCATTGGGCTGTGCACAGGTGACATTAAGCCAGATGAATGCCGCAATTGCCTCAACGGTTCCAGGGCCAATCTCACAGAGCTCTGTCCAAACCAGAAAGAAGCAATTGGGTGGTACGAGGATGAGAAATGCATGTTGCGCTACTCAGATCGCTCAATATTGGATCTCATGGAAACTGGACCTGCGTTTTATGCTAACAACATGGACAACGCAACGGACTTGGATCAGTTCAATAAAGATGTCAACACCTTGCTGGGTAACTTGAAAAACGAAGCTGCATTAGGTGACTCTCGTCTTAAGTATGCCGTAGGAAATACATCTGGTCCTGATAATAAGCTCATATATGGTCTTGTTCAGTGCACACCGGACTTGTCAGGGTCAGAGTGCTTCGATTGCTTGTCTCAGTCCATTGAACGTATCCCGATAGATTGCTGTAAAGACAGAAAAGGTGGCAGGGTTGTTAGACCAAGTTGTAATATGAGGTTCGAAACCTCCTTTCTCTTCTATGGAGATACAGCATATGTATCGCCAACTCCCCCTTCCTCTACCACCACTAACACTACCTCAGAAG TAAAAAGCAACAAGGCAACTATCATCGCCATAGCAATAGCAGTACCAGTTGTTGTATTTTTTGCTGTGGtgctcatttttttcttcatctgtATAAGAATGAGGAAGCCAGGGGAAAAGTTTGAAG CTCAACAAGAAacatatgatgatgatgatgataatgaaatTGACATTTCTGAGTCATTGCAATTCAGCTTTAACACCATACGAGAGGCTACAAATGACTTCTCTGATTCCAATAAACTTGGACAAGGCGGATTTGGGGCTGTTTACAAA GGTAGGCTTATCAATGGACAAGAGATTGCAGTCAAAAGGTTGTCAAGAGATTCGGGTCAAGGAGAGAGAGAATTTAAGAATGAAGTGCTTATAGTGGCCAAGCTTCAGCACCGAAATTTAGTTAGGCTACTTGGTTTCTGCTTGGAAGGAAGAGAAAGGCTACTTGTCTATGAATTTGTTACTAATAAAAGCCTTGATTACTTCATATTTg ATCAAACCAATAGAGCACAACTAGATTGGGAAAAGCGCTACAAAATCATAGCAGGTACTGCTCGAGGTATTCTCTATCTCCATCAGGACTCTCGCTTGCGCGTTATCCATCGTGATCTCAAAGCAAGTAACATTCTCTTAGACGAAGATATGAATCCTAAGATAGCCGATTTTGGCTTGGCAAGATTGTTTGTTGTGGACCAAACTCATGCAGATACAAATAGAGTTGTTGGAACCTA TGGATACATGGCACCTGAGTATGCAATGCATGGCCAGTTTTCAGAGAAGTCAgatgtttttagttttggtgTATTGGTTCTTGAGGTTGTAAGTGGCCAGAGAAATAGTGGCATTCGTCACGGAGAGAATATAGATGATCTACTGAGTTTT GCATGGCGaagatggaaggaaggaagagctACAGATATCATAGATCCCACAGTAAACAGCGGTTCACGGAATGAAATAATGAGATGCATCCACATTGGGTTACTCTGTGTTCAAGACAATGTAGCTGCCAGACCCACCATGGCTTCCATTGTACTCGTTCTTAATagccattctctctctctcccactACCTTTAGAACCTGCATTTTACCTGGATAGTAGAACTGGAAACCTTCCAAACATGCAGCTATGGGAGCTTAATTCAGAAACAACAAGATCAAACGAATACACAACTAGATCAGCTCAGGAATCGGTCAATGAGGCTTCAGTCACTGAGCCATATCCTCGCTAG